One segment of Sinorhizobium sp. BG8 DNA contains the following:
- a CDS encoding DUF1214 domain-containing protein: MFRTPLLVALALAIAFGVGIVTSVLALRATIGFGAIALGPWKAFPQAQTADADPYAKAHRAREGKLLLGGAEGLLFAATTDSAGRTLSSACSYEVTGATPPARLWTLHAASPRGRRLATTAGLPDGLTSWMVMRAADGSFVIQVSPTAKPGNWLAVPVADAPFELVLTLLDTPTAGSSGVIDLGMPAINRMGCADA; this comes from the coding sequence TTGTTCCGCACTCCCCTTCTCGTCGCCCTTGCGCTTGCCATCGCCTTCGGGGTCGGCATCGTCACATCGGTGCTGGCTCTGCGGGCAACGATTGGCTTTGGAGCGATCGCGCTTGGCCCGTGGAAGGCATTCCCGCAGGCGCAGACAGCCGACGCCGATCCCTATGCAAAGGCCCACAGGGCGCGCGAGGGCAAGCTGCTCCTCGGCGGGGCAGAAGGGCTGCTCTTCGCCGCCACCACCGACAGCGCAGGCAGGACGCTTTCGTCGGCCTGCTCCTATGAAGTCACAGGTGCAACCCCACCTGCACGTCTGTGGACACTGCACGCCGCCTCGCCCCGTGGGCGGCGACTTGCGACCACCGCCGGCCTCCCGGACGGGCTTACCTCATGGATGGTGATGCGTGCCGCCGACGGAAGCTTCGTGATCCAGGTTTCTCCGACCGCAAAGCCTGGCAACTGGCTCGCGGTTCCGGTCGCCGATGCGCCCTTCGAGCTCGTTCTAACGCTCCTCGACACACCCACGGCCGGAAGTTCCGGCGTCATCGATCTGGGAATGCCGGCGATCAACCGCATGGGATGTGCCGATGCGTAG
- a CDS encoding HAMP domain-containing sensor histidine kinase, which yields MSAENNNVRQGFALRQLSDIADTMAATFGAIAGRGSSLRAETKPSARAFMLAALASVGGVPLALSAFLPVSAALPAGAALAGAGALFATAAVFARDARQNEKKAVSERAVDEVSPYNFFAGLVTIHDGRGFVTAVHGRDMKEILSWMRDPMGRGFLDQIHVSDRLSFIQTIDRIRQGAPHATIDIRMERPRLRPDAEQFVHMRVNLTAVRNDDGSLTGVVAQSQDISAEAQLKSEAARKTEEAETANDAKTRFLAAVSHELRTPLNAILGFSDILSGEYFGKLENDRQREYVALINQSGSHLLSVVNTMLDVSKIEAGRYELLSEPFVVSDIVRACEQMLGLQAREKGVKLTSRVQRDLGEAVADQRALQQVLINLVGNAIKFTDAGGLITIDAERRDKDLVLTVSDTGIGIPAAKLDAIGQPFMQVHNQYTRKYEGTGLGLSLVKGLVALHGGSFAIRSNPGEGTVITVRVPADGSGIALAVEPHADLAETVEFPPRLPARDAGAAAPAVLTLPLSGKHNEDGGHDRTRAKTA from the coding sequence TTGAGCGCAGAAAATAACAATGTCCGACAGGGTTTCGCATTGCGCCAATTGAGCGACATCGCTGACACAATGGCTGCCACGTTTGGCGCCATCGCCGGTAGAGGCTCGTCCCTTCGCGCCGAGACGAAGCCGTCCGCGCGCGCGTTCATGCTTGCAGCCCTGGCCTCGGTCGGGGGCGTGCCGCTTGCGCTTTCGGCCTTTCTGCCCGTGTCCGCGGCCCTGCCTGCCGGCGCAGCGCTTGCCGGCGCGGGTGCGCTCTTTGCGACTGCCGCCGTCTTCGCCCGCGATGCGCGCCAAAACGAGAAGAAGGCTGTGTCCGAGCGCGCGGTCGACGAGGTCTCGCCCTACAATTTCTTCGCCGGGCTCGTCACGATCCATGACGGGCGCGGGTTTGTCACTGCCGTCCACGGCCGCGACATGAAGGAAATCCTCTCCTGGATGCGCGACCCGATGGGCCGCGGCTTCCTCGACCAGATCCACGTTTCCGACCGACTGTCCTTCATCCAGACGATCGATCGCATCAGGCAGGGCGCGCCCCACGCCACCATCGACATCCGCATGGAGCGTCCGAGGCTTCGGCCCGACGCGGAGCAGTTCGTCCACATGCGCGTCAACCTTACCGCCGTCAGGAACGACGACGGATCGCTGACGGGCGTCGTGGCCCAGTCGCAGGACATCTCGGCGGAAGCGCAGCTGAAATCTGAAGCCGCGCGCAAGACCGAAGAGGCCGAGACGGCCAACGATGCCAAGACCCGCTTCCTTGCTGCCGTCAGCCACGAGCTGCGTACGCCGCTGAATGCGATCCTGGGCTTTTCGGACATCCTGTCCGGCGAATACTTCGGCAAGCTGGAAAACGACCGCCAACGGGAATATGTCGCCCTGATCAACCAGTCCGGGAGCCACCTTCTGTCCGTCGTCAATACCATGCTCGACGTCTCGAAGATCGAGGCGGGCCGCTACGAACTCCTGTCCGAGCCGTTCGTGGTTTCGGACATCGTGCGCGCCTGCGAACAGATGCTCGGCCTCCAGGCGCGCGAAAAGGGCGTCAAGCTCACGAGCCGCGTCCAGCGCGACCTCGGCGAGGCCGTCGCCGACCAGCGCGCGCTCCAGCAGGTGCTGATCAACCTGGTCGGGAACGCGATCAAGTTCACCGATGCCGGCGGCTTGATCACCATCGACGCGGAGCGGCGCGACAAGGATCTGGTGCTGACCGTGAGCGACACGGGTATCGGCATTCCCGCGGCCAAGCTCGACGCCATCGGTCAGCCGTTCATGCAGGTTCACAACCAGTACACCCGGAAATACGAGGGCACCGGTCTCGGACTGTCGCTGGTCAAGGGGCTGGTCGCCTTGCACGGAGGTTCGTTCGCGATCCGGAGCAACCCGGGCGAGGGCACAGTGATCACGGTGCGCGTGCCTGCCGACGGCTCGGGAATTGCCCTTGCCGTGGAGCCGCACGCGGATCTTGCGGAAACCGTCGAATTCCCCCCGCGCCTGCCGGCGCGCGATGCCGGGGCGGCTGCACCAGCGGTGCTGACGCTGCCGCTTTCCGGGAAGCACAACGAGGATGGAGGTCATGACCGCACGCGCGCGAAAACAGCCTGA
- a CDS encoding YcgN family cysteine cluster protein produces MRHGQTMVQQDEQREDLPFWKTKTLGGMTDTEWESLCDGCGLCCLNKLEDWDTGEIAWTSIGCQLLDGESCRCKDYENRQATVPDCIRLTAQSVNEISWLPPTCGYRLVRDGFDLYWWHPLVSGDPETVHQAGISARGRTVSEEGIDIEDYEDYLVTWPLEVGGQAQR; encoded by the coding sequence ATGAGACATGGACAGACAATGGTGCAGCAGGATGAGCAGCGGGAGGATCTTCCCTTCTGGAAGACGAAAACGCTTGGCGGGATGACGGACACGGAATGGGAGAGCCTGTGCGACGGCTGCGGGCTCTGTTGTCTCAACAAGCTCGAGGACTGGGACACCGGCGAGATCGCCTGGACGTCGATCGGCTGCCAGCTTCTCGACGGGGAAAGCTGTCGCTGCAAGGACTATGAGAACCGCCAGGCGACCGTGCCGGACTGTATCCGTCTGACCGCGCAATCGGTCAACGAAATCAGCTGGCTGCCGCCGACCTGCGGCTATCGGCTCGTCCGCGACGGGTTTGATCTCTACTGGTGGCACCCGCTCGTCTCCGGCGATCCCGAAACCGTGCACCAGGCGGGCATTTCGGCGCGCGGGCGAACTGTCAGCGAGGAAGGCATCGATATCGAGGACTACGAGGACTACCTCGTGACATGGCCGCTGGAAGTGGGAGGGCAGGCGCAGCGCTGA
- a CDS encoding MucR family transcriptional regulator: MNETVLGTAPDLLVELTADIVAAYVSNHVVPVAELSTLIADVHAALNNTKQPVVAVAPVPTAEKPKPPVPVRKSVQNDYIICLEDGQKFKSLKRHLMTHYGMTPEEYREKWDLPADYPMVAPAYAEARSRLAKEMGLGQRRKGR; the protein is encoded by the coding sequence ATGAATGAAACTGTGCTTGGAACTGCCCCTGATTTGCTGGTGGAGCTGACGGCGGATATCGTCGCTGCCTATGTCAGCAACCATGTGGTTCCGGTCGCTGAACTTTCGACGTTGATCGCTGATGTGCACGCCGCGCTGAACAACACCAAGCAGCCGGTCGTAGCCGTTGCGCCCGTCCCGACAGCCGAAAAGCCGAAGCCGCCCGTCCCAGTGCGCAAGTCGGTGCAGAACGATTATATCATTTGCCTTGAAGACGGCCAGAAGTTCAAGTCGCTCAAGCGCCACCTTATGACACACTACGGCATGACGCCGGAAGAGTATCGCGAGAAGTGGGACCTGCCGGCCGACTACCCGATGGTCGCACCCGCCTACGCCGAAGCGCGCTCGCGTCTTGCCAAGGAAATGGGTCTCGGTCAGCGCCGCAAAGGCCGCTGA
- a CDS encoding DUF2336 domain-containing protein, producing MADRFRELERPQSGRKKDIVLMATVSSFESLRHPSRSDLLQFSELFEKLYLASSDEARRQAVAALSQCRQVPEATALFIGSRPINIAAIFLTRSESLTDAMLIRILKAGSSAHARAIARRKNLSPAVIEALVGNHQDQSSRQTEVERERVAVETRRLEREERLREDLRALARADRPAAAPSLLPASEVHQALLVRFARSGETGMLAVALADALASSQWLSERILLDLSGHQLAATLVALRLDRQDAAYILSRIYPHLAGKGAGELLAAQDPAHCAERVASWQRADHYTNGDQPQPADAGKAREIPAQNDSPVFGQLNKRRSAG from the coding sequence GTGGCGGACAGGTTTCGCGAGCTTGAAAGACCACAGTCCGGTCGAAAGAAGGACATCGTCCTGATGGCGACGGTCTCCAGCTTCGAGAGCCTTCGTCATCCGTCCCGCTCGGATCTCCTGCAATTCAGCGAACTCTTTGAAAAACTCTATCTCGCTTCCAGCGACGAGGCACGCCGGCAGGCGGTCGCCGCCCTCTCGCAATGCCGCCAGGTGCCGGAAGCAACCGCCCTCTTCATCGGTTCCAGACCGATCAACATCGCCGCCATCTTCCTCACCCGCTCTGAGTCGCTCACCGATGCGATGCTGATCCGCATCCTGAAGGCAGGAAGCTCGGCCCATGCCCGTGCGATCGCCCGCAGGAAGAACCTCTCGCCGGCCGTCATCGAGGCGCTCGTCGGCAATCACCAGGACCAGAGCAGTCGCCAGACCGAAGTCGAGCGTGAACGAGTGGCCGTCGAAACGCGCCGTCTTGAACGGGAAGAGCGGCTTCGCGAGGATCTGAGGGCACTTGCCCGCGCCGATCGTCCCGCAGCGGCCCCCTCGCTCCTGCCTGCAAGCGAGGTCCACCAGGCCCTGCTCGTACGCTTCGCGCGCTCGGGCGAGACGGGAATGCTCGCCGTCGCGCTTGCCGATGCGCTCGCTTCAAGCCAATGGCTGTCGGAACGCATTCTCCTCGACCTGTCAGGTCATCAGCTCGCGGCGACCCTCGTTGCGCTTCGCCTGGACCGGCAGGATGCCGCCTATATTCTCTCGCGCATCTATCCGCATCTTGCCGGCAAAGGCGCTGGCGAACTTCTTGCCGCGCAGGATCCGGCCCATTGCGCCGAACGAGTCGCAAGCTGGCAGCGGGCGGACCACTACACCAACGGGGACCAGCCGCAACCTGCCGATGCCGGCAAGGCCCGGGAGATCCCGGCCCAGAACGACAGCCCGGTATTCGGCCAGCTCAACAAGCGCCGGTCAGCCGGCTGA
- a CDS encoding SufE family protein: MTALEQIIDDFAYLDEWEDRYRYVIELGKALPDLPEDKRTSTNKVQGCASQVWLVTHAGGGEDPLLTFEGDSDAHIVRGLVAIVLAIYSGKRASEVADLDALDVFNRIGLVEHLSSQRANGLRSMVKRIREEGMLRVAA; encoded by the coding sequence ATGACAGCCCTAGAACAGATCATCGACGACTTTGCCTATCTCGACGAGTGGGAGGACCGCTACCGCTATGTGATCGAGCTCGGCAAGGCACTGCCGGATCTGCCGGAGGACAAGCGCACCTCGACCAACAAGGTACAGGGCTGCGCCAGCCAGGTATGGCTGGTAACGCATGCCGGCGGAGGAGAAGATCCGCTTCTGACCTTCGAAGGCGACTCGGACGCGCATATCGTGCGCGGGCTGGTGGCGATCGTGCTGGCGATCTATTCCGGCAAGCGCGCCTCCGAGGTCGCCGATCTCGATGCGCTCGACGTCTTCAACCGGATCGGACTGGTCGAGCACCTGTCCTCCCAGCGCGCCAACGGATTGCGCTCCATGGTGAAGCGGATCCGCGAGGAAGGCATGCTGCGCGTCGCCGCCTGA
- a CDS encoding helix-turn-helix domain-containing protein, which produces MHRSILTMPLPEHDKAAGSTAALFPTRAPEGKSADRPPFAAQAYPAVPPRIACRIVRQLIVEMVQLSGERVLRRRDSRRATCHIRQIAMYVCHVILQISLSDIGLAFGKDRTTVGHACNVVEDRRDHQDYDEFVAAAERIVLSVLTPAGYGNDE; this is translated from the coding sequence ATGCACCGATCGATACTGACAATGCCATTGCCCGAGCATGACAAGGCGGCGGGTAGCACCGCTGCCCTGTTCCCGACGCGGGCGCCGGAAGGAAAATCGGCGGATCGCCCGCCATTCGCGGCGCAGGCCTATCCCGCCGTTCCTCCGCGCATCGCCTGCCGGATCGTGCGGCAATTGATCGTCGAGATGGTTCAGCTTTCCGGGGAGCGGGTCCTTCGACGCCGCGATTCGCGCCGCGCTACCTGCCACATCCGCCAGATTGCCATGTATGTCTGTCATGTGATCCTGCAGATCTCGCTCTCGGACATCGGCCTCGCTTTCGGCAAGGACCGCACCACGGTCGGCCATGCCTGCAACGTGGTGGAGGACCGCCGCGACCACCAGGACTATGACGAATTCGTCGCCGCCGCGGAGCGAATCGTCCTTTCCGTCCTGACGCCGGCGGGGTACGGCAATGATGAGTGA
- a CDS encoding DUF1254 domain-containing protein, giving the protein MRSVLYAVLIGLVGAAVLHIIIILSLPSFSDRDAYTRVEAFGEQNRFFPLSGDGAPDTGLVSDDPNLLVAVCAFSTEETPVHFTAPGDVPFWSIAIFDTGSNEVFSMNDRTSVDRTLDLLVASPIQLTGIRKSLPEELTQSILVGLSGDEGYAVLRTFVPTLSQAAAAREFLSDAGCEQFTSS; this is encoded by the coding sequence ATGCGTAGTGTTCTTTATGCCGTGCTGATCGGGCTTGTCGGAGCGGCCGTCCTGCACATCATCATAATCCTCTCGCTTCCAAGCTTCTCCGACCGGGATGCCTACACGCGCGTCGAGGCGTTCGGCGAGCAGAACCGGTTCTTTCCGCTGTCCGGCGATGGAGCCCCCGACACCGGTCTCGTCAGCGACGACCCGAACCTGCTCGTCGCAGTCTGCGCCTTCTCGACCGAGGAGACACCTGTCCATTTCACGGCGCCCGGCGATGTCCCCTTCTGGTCGATCGCCATCTTCGACACAGGCTCGAACGAGGTCTTCAGCATGAACGACCGCACCTCGGTCGACCGGACGCTCGATCTGCTCGTCGCGTCGCCGATCCAGCTGACCGGGATTCGCAAGTCGCTCCCGGAAGAGCTGACGCAATCTATTCTCGTAGGATTGTCCGGGGACGAGGGCTATGCGGTTCTGAGAACCTTCGTGCCGACGCTGAGCCAGGCGGCGGCTGCCCGTGAGTTCCTGTCGGATGCCGGCTGCGAGCAGTTCACATCTTCGTGA
- a CDS encoding DUF1491 family protein, with the protein MRVKSDIFVAALVRRIFGRGDFATVERKGAAEAGAIFIRQLYRDGTETLYGPAPQSFFDDDATGERLFELRLDRVGRDEVSDVLAREARFDADLWVLEVETEELGGLLPLFEEKPEETGPFRR; encoded by the coding sequence ATGCGCGTGAAATCCGACATCTTCGTAGCCGCACTGGTGCGCCGCATCTTCGGGCGCGGCGATTTTGCGACTGTCGAGCGCAAGGGCGCGGCCGAGGCCGGTGCCATCTTCATTCGCCAGCTGTATCGCGACGGAACCGAGACCCTCTACGGTCCGGCGCCGCAGAGCTTCTTCGACGACGACGCGACGGGGGAGCGGCTGTTCGAGCTGCGCCTCGACAGGGTGGGGCGCGATGAGGTCTCCGATGTGCTTGCGCGGGAGGCCCGTTTCGACGCGGACCTCTGGGTGCTGGAGGTCGAGACCGAAGAGCTTGGCGGCCTGCTGCCGCTATTCGAGGAAAAGCCGGAAGAGACTGGGCCGTTTCGCCGCTGA
- a CDS encoding peptidoglycan-binding domain-containing protein: MTARARKQPDRRSPKQGARTGRGTRNEARGPGVVLRALMALGSLAARHPTAVGGGAAFAVVFSFVAANALWYQPGGHPSPFLKTRNGMNTLGFFAQRDPPKDVTTFLIEREGEAEGDAEDGSRLVLDIQKELARQGYYAGDTDGMPGAQTTAAIRAFEEKRGVRATGEASRDLLYALRSTAPAVTEIVPSERPFEDAKKPQTPTKVEDPVAAAILSAEADPGLTASVTRAAPSEMVMKIQKGLSNIAYSDVTVDGVAGERTRAAIRHFEKHYRLPETGEPNEKVLVKLREIGAL; this comes from the coding sequence ATGACCGCACGCGCGCGAAAACAGCCTGATCGGCGCTCGCCGAAGCAGGGTGCGCGTACCGGTCGCGGCACGCGCAACGAGGCTCGTGGGCCCGGGGTTGTCCTGCGCGCGCTGATGGCGCTCGGCAGCCTTGCGGCACGTCATCCGACCGCCGTCGGCGGCGGCGCGGCCTTTGCCGTCGTCTTCAGTTTCGTGGCGGCGAACGCCCTCTGGTATCAGCCGGGGGGACACCCGTCGCCGTTCCTGAAGACGCGCAACGGCATGAACACGCTGGGCTTTTTCGCACAGCGCGATCCTCCGAAGGACGTGACCACTTTCCTGATCGAGCGCGAGGGCGAGGCTGAAGGCGATGCCGAGGACGGCTCCCGTCTCGTGCTCGATATCCAGAAGGAACTGGCGCGCCAGGGTTACTATGCCGGAGACACGGACGGCATGCCCGGTGCGCAGACCACGGCCGCAATTCGGGCCTTCGAGGAAAAGCGCGGCGTGCGAGCGACCGGCGAAGCGAGCAGGGACCTTCTCTACGCGCTGAGATCGACCGCACCGGCGGTTACGGAAATCGTTCCTTCGGAGCGGCCCTTCGAGGATGCGAAGAAGCCGCAGACGCCGACGAAGGTAGAGGACCCGGTCGCGGCCGCTATCCTCAGCGCCGAGGCCGATCCGGGCCTCACCGCATCCGTCACGAGGGCGGCGCCGAGCGAGATGGTGATGAAGATCCAGAAGGGTCTGAGCAACATCGCCTACAGCGACGTGACGGTCGACGGCGTGGCCGGCGAGCGCACGCGCGCGGCTATCCGCCACTTCGAAAAGCACTATCGGCTGCCCGAGACCGGCGAGCCGAACGAGAAGGTGCTGGTCAAGCTCCGGGAAATCGGCGCACTCTAG
- a CDS encoding DUF6456 domain-containing protein: protein MSERQTPVKAAPRKQASVASLLRFLLSSGEAATGTADGSVLLAASDGRTLTASPALVSEIVRQGLATSEGSTLKPTPEARGHLRRLLSGGENAFGDQHREVTEKIVIDQGFRRTASVNQLESPLSSLGRIRDRNGQSFLPETALAAGERLHADFTRGGLQPRMTMSWEPRIATRMKGEAGAGTEISDTALAARERVRLAVGAMGPELSGVALDVCCFMKGLETVERERQWPQRSAKLMLRAALMTLARHYAPPAPKPRSHVYAAEDSRPTLLGRPGR, encoded by the coding sequence ATGAGTGAGCGCCAAACGCCGGTGAAAGCCGCACCGAGGAAGCAAGCATCCGTCGCCAGCCTGTTGCGTTTCCTCCTGTCGAGCGGGGAGGCGGCGACCGGAACGGCTGATGGATCAGTCCTTCTTGCCGCAAGCGACGGCCGCACCTTGACGGCCAGTCCGGCTCTCGTTTCGGAGATTGTCCGGCAGGGTCTGGCGACCAGCGAGGGCTCGACGCTGAAGCCCACCCCCGAGGCTCGAGGCCATCTGCGCCGCCTTCTCTCGGGCGGAGAGAACGCCTTCGGGGACCAGCATCGCGAGGTGACCGAGAAGATCGTCATCGATCAGGGATTTCGCCGCACGGCGAGCGTCAACCAGCTCGAATCGCCCCTGTCCTCGCTCGGCCGCATCCGCGACCGGAACGGGCAGTCCTTCCTGCCGGAAACAGCACTGGCGGCCGGGGAGCGTCTTCATGCGGATTTCACCCGCGGCGGCCTGCAGCCGCGCATGACGATGAGCTGGGAACCGCGGATCGCGACCCGGATGAAGGGGGAGGCCGGAGCGGGGACGGAGATTTCCGACACGGCGCTTGCGGCGCGCGAGCGGGTGAGGCTTGCCGTCGGCGCCATGGGGCCGGAACTGTCGGGCGTGGCGCTCGACGTCTGCTGCTTCATGAAGGGGCTGGAAACGGTCGAGCGGGAGCGGCAGTGGCCGCAGCGCTCCGCCAAGCTGATGCTGCGCGCGGCACTTATGACGCTCGCACGCCACTATGCGCCACCTGCGCCGAAGCCGCGAAGCCATGTCTATGCGGCCGAAGACAGCCGCCCGACGCTCTTGGGGCGGCCGGGTAGATGA
- a CDS encoding Spy/CpxP family protein refolding chaperone, with amino-acid sequence MTNLVKDTQRRFRAGLALAIILPLTAAVTIPAIAQDRDQPPGAMEDRIQPDADRADGRDMPPRFHMRDRDRDGDRDMRPLMWHDMARDMGPRHGPRRGPPMAEMIAIKLAAAEQAAGIKSSQLDAWRTFSAALIDFMQPSRPDMPPADAPDDAADAAPDAAPDAGQQPPAGGADQATADDAQRPGDRPGRDGDRRGFRDMNAFELLDRLVARAESRAEKAEKLKAALTQLQAVLEPEQKAKLEKLLLPPHHFRGPGPGKP; translated from the coding sequence ATGACAAACCTCGTCAAGGACACCCAGAGACGTTTTCGCGCCGGACTGGCGCTGGCAATCATCCTGCCGCTGACGGCTGCGGTCACCATTCCCGCAATTGCCCAGGACCGTGACCAGCCGCCGGGCGCGATGGAAGACCGGATTCAGCCGGACGCCGACCGCGCCGACGGACGCGACATGCCGCCGCGCTTCCACATGCGCGACCGGGACCGCGACGGCGATCGCGACATGCGCCCGCTGATGTGGCACGACATGGCCCGTGACATGGGCCCACGCCACGGCCCGCGCCGCGGACCTCCCATGGCGGAGATGATCGCCATAAAGCTTGCCGCTGCCGAACAGGCCGCCGGTATCAAGTCGTCCCAGCTCGATGCATGGCGCACCTTCAGCGCGGCGCTGATCGACTTCATGCAGCCCTCGCGGCCTGACATGCCGCCTGCGGACGCACCTGATGATGCGGCGGATGCAGCACCCGATGCCGCCCCGGATGCGGGCCAGCAGCCTCCTGCCGGCGGTGCCGACCAGGCGACAGCCGACGATGCACAGCGCCCCGGCGATCGTCCGGGCCGTGACGGCGACCGCCGCGGCTTCCGTGACATGAACGCCTTCGAGCTGCTCGACAGGCTGGTGGCACGTGCAGAGAGCCGTGCCGAAAAGGCAGAGAAGCTGAAGGCCGCGCTGACGCAGCTCCAGGCCGTCCTCGAGCCCGAGCAGAAGGCCAAGCTCGAAAAGCTCCTGCTGCCGCCGCACCACTTCCGCGGCCCTGGCCCGGGCAAGCCGTAA
- a CDS encoding DUF5330 domain-containing protein, translated as MWFLIKGTFWFSLVLVLLPFLDGESSDRLQTAPSVELSDTFTAASEALGYVSAICMEKPDVCEKGAETFVALGHRAREGAHVAYKFLDKQFADTETAKLADVPPSELTEMPAPAASEADDVVTGTIAVPTRRPDPAG; from the coding sequence ATGTGGTTTCTGATCAAGGGAACGTTCTGGTTCTCACTCGTTCTGGTCCTGCTGCCGTTTCTCGACGGTGAGTCGTCGGACCGGCTGCAGACGGCTCCGTCCGTGGAACTTTCCGATACCTTTACCGCCGCCAGCGAGGCTCTGGGCTATGTCAGCGCGATCTGCATGGAAAAGCCCGACGTATGCGAAAAGGGCGCGGAGACCTTCGTCGCCCTTGGCCACCGGGCTCGTGAAGGCGCTCATGTTGCCTACAAGTTTCTGGACAAGCAGTTCGCCGACACCGAGACGGCCAAGCTTGCCGATGTTCCGCCTTCCGAGCTGACCGAGATGCCGGCGCCGGCCGCCAGCGAAGCCGACGACGTCGTCACCGGCACCATCGCAGTGCCGACCCGCCGCCCGGATCCTGCCGGCTGA
- a CDS encoding MmcQ/YjbR family DNA-binding protein, giving the protein MTSEEIARMALALPGALEDSHFGKRDFRVGSRIFLTLPEPGRAVCKLKPDQQAMLLETEPGLCAAVPGGWGAKGWTSLYFDSAEHDTISGIVETAWRNVAPKRLRAASGTDSDHPGLHA; this is encoded by the coding sequence ATGACCTCGGAGGAAATTGCACGAATGGCGCTGGCACTCCCGGGCGCCCTTGAGGATTCTCACTTCGGAAAGCGCGACTTTCGGGTGGGAAGCCGGATTTTTCTGACCCTTCCCGAACCCGGCCGCGCAGTCTGCAAGCTCAAGCCCGACCAGCAGGCCATGCTCCTCGAGACGGAACCGGGACTGTGTGCGGCGGTGCCCGGTGGATGGGGAGCCAAGGGCTGGACGTCGCTCTACTTCGACAGTGCCGAGCACGATACGATCAGCGGAATCGTCGAGACCGCATGGCGCAACGTCGCACCGAAGCGGCTTCGGGCAGCCTCCGGGACCGATAGCGACCATCCCGGGCTACACGCCTGA